Below is a genomic region from Syngnathus typhle isolate RoL2023-S1 ecotype Sweden linkage group LG3, RoL_Styp_1.0, whole genome shotgun sequence.
agtgcttctcaaatagtggggcgcgccccccttggggggcgcgaagctattcctgggggggcgcgtgtgaccctggggaacagactttttttttggcagtactagaataaagtgtaattgcgcgtttactacagcagggggcagtggcgctctcattgttacttctgtcacgtttgcgacagtgcaacattttacgacttacaagacaagttaggatagtcacggtggggagggggggcgcgaatagttttcttcttgctaggggggggcgtaacagaaaataattgagaagcactgccttaaaatcAGACAAACTGACCACCAGTGTAGATTGGAGAAGTacaaagtaaaaaacaaaaaaaaaaacacctaatgTTGTTAACAGTGGGTGTGAAGTTCTTTTTGTCTCCTTGCAGTTTGTGGAAATCAAAGGAAGCGTTTTCAAGAAATTCGAGAAGAACAACCTGTTCCAGATGTCAAACAGCGGTAAGTGAATCCCACGATGAAGCAAAAAAACGTCAATTGGAAGGATCTACGCAGGGATTCATTTTCGTTTGTATTGTATGTTGCCCTCAGACATAAAAGAGAGGTTCACCAACTACATCCTCCTACTCATCGTCTGTCTGAGGAACATGGAGCAGTTCTCCTGGAATCCCGGTAAGCATATCCATAAAGTCGCATTGGGCAATTTTGGACAACCTGTCAAAACAGCCAagctgttgttttcctttcagATCACCTGTGGGTGCTGTTTCCCGACGTGGCCATGGTGATTGCCTCCGAGATGGCGGTGGACGTGGTCAAGCACGCCTTCATCACCAAATTCAACGACATCAGCGCCGACGTGAGTGCCAACAAGCTCACACTCGGGATGTTCCATTATTCCATGTTGTCATCACCCGAGTGGTTCTTTCTGCATCATTGATGGGTTGCTGCACAGTTCTGCAATGGGACCCACTGACACAGGAAGGGATTAGCCACTTTATCTTCCACGCTGTCAAAGCTAATCACTAAAATCTCGCTCACGATAAAACCTGGAGTCCATCTTTCACAATCGACACATTCTCGGTTACTCCAGCTAATATGAAGCTGCcgggattcaaacccagaacctctcGATTGTGAAACGGATAAGCTAACCACAGATACCCACCGGGCTGTGACGCTAATGCTAAATTTACGTACGACGTACTAAGCACACCAAAATGTGTCCTGTATTTATTTTGATGGCGATTGCATCactgttgtcattttgcctATATCGGCGTCACAGGTTTACGGGGAGTACCGAGCCAGTCTCGCCTTCGACCTGGTCAGCAGTCGACAGAAAAACGTGAGATGTTGCAGTaaattgtgtgtgcatgtgtgttttggaAATGAAGTCAATTTCAGGTAATAATTTGTGTTTAGCGTCATATGAACGCGTCTTTGCCGTGCACTCTTAAAGCTACTGGGTCAAGGCCAACCCAAACATTTATACAAGGGctgttgctaaaaaaaaaaaaaataggaatccTAGTTTTTTTAGTAATAATTGAAATCACAAAAAATAAGACTTATTTTTTTGAAACAACAAAACATgtaatattaattattttaaaaataaagataaactTAGAGCCTTGCATATtaataattctttttttacGATTATTCCAATGTTGCAATTATGAATATTCATTTATTACGTAAAAATTGTAACCGTAATTAATTCATACCCAGCGGCATCACAATTTTGAtccagtaccgtttttttccgtgtatagtgcgcaaaattttactaatttattgtcctaaaatccggggtgcgcattatacatgggtacaaaaaaaaaaaaaaaaagaattttttttttttttaatttttttttttttttttttttaagtcccaatgatcgtcacacacgcagggaggcaatgggtcccatttttatagtctttggtatggtcttaactaggctggatgtaattttttttgttggcgttgatttctccgactgcccgtaaacgcaccaccgcgcttcgtgcgcgcacgggacagcaaacgagcaggtgatcgagcaagcgtctgatacgagagcattgcggtcgcatggagcgtgtttgaagtgaacagcagaaaggaaaggcaaagtgttgtgaaataaaatgcacagaacggatgcgcaagacacgtcagctatataaagagcgagagttgttttcttcctattagtttcaattcacagtttaattagcagtttcaatcagcaaataacaaaatgcgtattacaggtaatattttatttcacaacactttgccttgttcctttcgtctctgctgttcatcctaaaacacaaaggcgctctttaagcaatgcgacagtgagcgcccggcgcgctgcggttgcgcgaccgcaccaattaagctccctgcgcagtgcgcactgaggtccacttaaattttagaaagtacatcaggactttaaaaagatcttctaaatttcagcgacggctctgtcacaataatcggccagcccggtgcagttgggcggtcggcggcgcgctacggttgagcgttctctcgcacgctctctctctcgctctctctcgctctcgcacacacgcaaaccggatatcatacggaggccgccattacagatgcgcagaacggatgagcaagacacgtcagctatataaagagcgagagttcagttctctacctaaatccgtattacaggtaatattttatttcacaacactttgccttgttcctttcttctctgctgttcacttcaaacacgctccatgcgcacggagcgcggtggtgcgtttacgggcagtcggagaaatcaacgccaacaaaaaaaattacatccagcctagttaagactataccaaagactataaaaatgggacccattgcctccctgcgtgtgtgacgatcattgggacttaaaaaaaaaaaaaaaaaaaaaaaaattaaaatttttttaaaaaaaaaatcataaaaattcggtgcgtattatacatgggtacaagcttttttccagcatcagcatgccatttttaggggtgcgtactatacatgggggcgcactatacacggaaaaaaacggtatttgtattTGACAGGCTTATACAGACTACAGTGATTCTGTGTCCAGGAGAATGGGCTTCATTCCGCTTCCTCTAGCACTTCTGGTCAGTAGCCTCACGTATAAAAGTTTATTTCTTGTATTTATCCATTGTATCGTGTACATTTTATTGCACACGTTTCTTCACCCAGCTGATCCGCGTGGTCAGCAGCTCAGTGAAGATCCAGGGCTCGCTCTCCTTCATGTGTGTGCTGCTTTTCTATTTTGGGTAAATGTCCGCCTTGGTGCTCTTATTATTTTGTATTCTAAGAATAGCACATTCAACCCGTGCATTATTTGTTTGCGAGCAGGCTGATCACTCTGAAGGTGCTCAACAGCATCGTCCTGCTGGGGACGTCGTGCGCCTTCGTCAAAGACGCAAATATGGAGGAGAAACTTTTCGAACCGCCGCCATCGGCCGTCTCCAGCCGCGTCAACTCGCGGGCTCACCGCGCCAAGCCACCTCCCACTGCCTCGGCGCAGCAAGGTAGCATCAACGACATTTAATAGGAGCTAATGCGTACAATTTAGCCCTCTCTGTTTCAACCAGCACAGACATCGTTCCTAAAACCCGCAATTGTTCCCACAGAACCGACGACGGACAAATCCGGAATACCCCTGGCGTCAGTCAGCCCGCAGCCGGCCTACGTGGCAGAGAGCACCGCCCTCCCCGCTGCCGCCATCCCCAAGAGCGACTCCGACGTCTTCCTCACCACCCCCGACGAGGAGGACGACCTCATCAAGATCATCAACACGGACACGGGCCTGGACGAGGAGGTGTTGGCTCCTCGGACCCCCAAGAAAGACTTACTGGAAATCGATCGCTTCACCATCTGCGGCAACCGCATCGACTGAACTCCGGAACGGAGGCGGCGACCGATcagtatttattaatttattacagACACAAACCAGCAGAGGCTTTAAGCTGTTATCACCTGCCTGCCGGCCCGGCGCAAGGTGCCCACCGGGGCTCGCCGGACCCGCTGCCGGTTGCTGCGCGACCTGCTTAAGACAGCGTAGAGACAGAAGTCCCGGAATCCAGAGATGTGAATTTGTTGCTGTCAAGGTTACAGCTgcactgtgtgtgttttctttttttaaaaaaagcacaatCCACAGTTGGCCATTGTTTTAAGAAAGAAcaaattttatgattttttttaaaactttttttatttctagtgAACAAATTTGATGTTTTTACTGAAGTGGCCGGCTTGTTTTAACAAACTGGAATCCTGatgccatttttttaaacattttactgAGTCATTAGCCCGAAAAGCTAGCAGTTGTTCTGCCTGGGGGGTAGATAGTATCATTATTTTTAAGGGTACAGTAATCATTTGCGGAGAATAGTGACTGAGCCCTATCCAAGGGTGTGTACACTTTTTATACCAACTGTACCTAAATGCATCAATCTCATCTTTTACTTGCTGCCTCTTTGATTATTTAACTAAATGAACAAAGTTACTGATAGCTTCTTGATTTGCTTCTTGCTCAGTCATTGTGTGTGAATGTGGGCGCGTGAGATATATTCCGAACACaacaagaataaaaaatgagTTTTAGAATTTTTTTCGTCTTACATCGTAATACACTTCACCCAGTCAGCGCaatcatgtaccgtaattttcggactataagtcgcgttttttttttttcatagtttgggtggggcgacttatattcaggagtgacttatatacatatatatgttttttttcacttttttgggcattttatggctggtgcgacttatactccggtgcgacttagtccgaaaattacggtacgtaaCATGTTTAGTATTGTAGTTTCATTTTAAAGTAGTGTACAACTGCACTGCATTAAAGTTACAGCTGTTCAAAATGGTGGACAAACAAATGGTTTGAAACCACTAACTTTGAGCAGCGCAATAGATAATTGTTGTCGAACATGAACAAATCATTTAGGAATAGTATACAGGGAAATTCAAATGTAGAAATGGGCCagtttattataataataataaattccatGTTTTCTGGAATTAAACGGCATCGGAATTCGatcgggtgtacctaatgatatGTCCCTATGCCAAAAAGATAATGGCGTTGGCGCGGTGTTGGGAGACGCGGGTAACTCAAGGAACCGTCAACAAATATAACGAAAAGTCGCAAAACGGCTATCGCTCTCTTTGCCGTGCACACATCAAATTAATCAGTAAAAGGCTTTTTGATAAGAAATGAACATATTTCCAATATATTTGTGTCATTTCTGCTTTTGTTCTATTTTTACGAAGCATGATTTGTGTGCGTTACTTTGGTGACGTTCCCTGGTCTGTGTAAAGCGGGATTTAGAGCTCAGCCGGCGGGAGGATGAGTGACAGGCGGTCCACCGCACGTCAAATTCTTTTCACTACCCCTGTCGAAGGAGCGAGGTACCCCGGGGAAGATGTGTATCGACAGTGCGGACGGAGCCGACTGGAGCTAGCGAGAGTTTGGAAAAGTTACCGCCCGCTTAATTGCGCCGCTGAGGTGTGAGGTCGTCCGGGGTTCGGACTGGAGCAGGTGTCCTCTCTTCTTCGGACAACTCGTCTTCGAACTCCcggatttaatttttatacccCCCCGTGAGCCCTCCTTTCGGAGGCATGTTGTGGACACGGTGGCTCGTCTTGCTGCTCTGCTGGTGGGGGGCCGTCAGCGCCACCACCACGGCCGAGAACGGCCAATATGAGCTGGCCCAACAGGGTGAGTCGAGAGCGGAACCTCACCGGCAGCGCTCGCCCCCGCCGGTGGAGCCGCTGGATTTCGGCTTCGTCCCGGCGGCGGTTTATGACACCCACGCGTACTACGAGCCCGGAGCCATCGGGATACTCTTCCATATGGTCCACGCTTTTCTCTACGCGGTCCAGCCCAATTCCTTCCCCAAAGGTCAGGCCATTTTCAATTGCTCAAACTCATAAAACAACTTTTACTTTTCTTGTCGCCGCTTTTCCAGCAACGACACACAAAATTCAGGGTTTCCTAATGATTTTTTCCTGTTTTTGACCAGAATTCCACATTTCTacctaaaaaaatgtaaatatcacATTCAAGAAAAAGTCCAAATCATAACGTTCGTTAACGGAGCCGTGATGGATCATATTCCCTTCTTTTATTTAAATATCAAATTTCTATCAAAACTGGGATGAAATTGACATTTTTCCTCTACACTTGCTGATAATCCAGTTTACAATTATAAGTACTCCCAGGACGGGGCGATTCATTCAAGTTGATTTGTCAGGATttgatttttaatatatatttttttttaatttttcaagtCATTTTTTGCGGCTTTCATCATTCATTCGTGATCCATGCTGATGTGCACTGCatatataaaaacattttggatAGAGGGGAGCTAATTCGGACAGCGTTGCCTATTAGCTAATGCTAGCTTGCTATAATTCTACAATACAATACTTTTTCAATGACTTTTTGGCATTTAAGTGAGAGCTCTTTCTAATATTTGATCTTCTGTTAAAGACACGGAGGACATGGTGCTAGCTAAACAACAAAGTCCAAATGCGCGCCATCAAAGAGCAGATGCTATTTACACAGAAAGTATTTACACACCGTAGATAATACACATGACATCCTGGTCGTTCGTTCCATTTTATTGGTACATTAGGTGAAAATCTTTTTGTTTACGTTACCGTTCATATGTGCGTCATAAGTGCATATGGGCCCTTGCGTCATACACGCATCAGAGCACCTGTCTTGATAAAGAGGCCGCTGCTTTAGTGCATTGACCTTTCGGTCACCATGGAACTTTTGTGGTTTGACCAATTTGAACAGGAGTCAATAAATCTTTCATTCTGCAAATCTCAAAATTCAGAAATTAATCTAGCACAACCACTCATACCACTTTTTTTATTCAGGAATGTATATTTcctaatcataaaaaaaaagatgtgcttttttgtgggtcttgttttaaaaaaataatttcatgttGATCGCCACGTGTGTGCTCTAGTGATGCTGATCCCATAAACCAACGTTATGATCAGATTAATACGAGTTGCGGCTCAATAGCCATCAATTACGTCGTCGCCGTTGTGGCGTCACATGACTGCTGTGAAGTCAACAACGAGGTGCAGGGTAGAATCCTCGTGGATGAATTTTTAGTCACGCCACGTTCAAAACCCAGTGTGTCTGTGAGTCGTCACGTTGGTGTGTTGTCAAAGTGGAATAGGATTGGAGGCATTTAAGTCGCAGCCATTTTTGGTGTGCGGGGTTAGGCCAGCGGAGCTGGCTAATCAATTAACAGATCAGCGATTAGGAGAGGCTTTCCTAAGTCACCTACATCATTGCGTAAAACTTTAATCCAGCCGAACCATATGCTGCCATTGCCGGGAACTCTCCGTCTTCTGCATAACACAGGTGGTCCACATCTGTGGAATTGTTGGGCAGATCAATAAAATGGTGTTGGTCAGCGTGTGAATtatatttcatttatattttgttCTGAAGCTACTTTAATTGGCTGAAAATtagtgttcactcccacaacggcgcacatTTAACAGCTCCGTTTGCTGTATTTTGTTACTCTGGGTTCTGGTAAATGACACGTAGATCCTCACCCGTCCCTTCAAATCCGTGTGAAGGTTTGGCTTGCAGCGAAGAAGCATTTTGGGCTCTTTCACTTGTGTGAGGAGTCTTATCCgtctgacaaacacacacacccactgGATAGATTAGAGGATTAGCATTCCCGGAGCTAATGCTAACCTGCTGAAACTGCGACTAGTGCAGATGGCattgtcaaacacacacactcacttgtGCCAGCCATACAAAAAAATGGGTCAGTCTTGTTTTGTCTGTTCCACTTCAgggctgtgattggttgtcgacaattctttttttttttacatgggaTATAGGCCACAATGTTTCCTTGATTGACAAGTGGCCATTTTCTCAAAATATTCCTTTTAATTGAGTAgctaaataatattaatattatgaaCTTGCTTGTTGAGTAGTTTAGGTGAGGTGGGTGTGAGGTCACAGAGATGCCACGTCGGTTCAACATCTTCGGTTAATCTCTCCGAGCGGGTCAGCGCCGAGGATTGTGCCCGACTATATTTACTGGTTGTTTGCTTTAATCATGAGAGACTTGTTTGCCTCACACAGGAAGATTTGGCAGGAAGGAATTCAAACAGACCAGTTAAAGAAAGTATTCTTATATGACAAATGAAGAGAATACAGAATTTACAGAATCATTAAACAGAGTTTTAAGTTTCTAGTTTTAATTGTTTACATGTTTAATTGGGATgcttgtttccccccccccttcctttttGTCTCCAGTATCTTCCCTCCTACTGGGTCACTGAACTAAGCTGTCTAAGCTTAGCTGCCCTCTGCAGCTAATGCTAACTAAGAAgctgcgaagaaaaaaaaaaggtggtgcTGATACGATTCACTTGCGATACATCAGCAGACTTGCACCCCCCCCACCAAATTCCTTTAAATTCAACCAGATTCACCAACCTGGGGGGACGGGACGGTCCAGGTGGTGTGCGAGATGGTTTGGTTCTCGGGAACCTTCTCCGTCAATCAAAATGAATTACCGTTATGGTCGCGGCTGAATTTTTGTATGTATGtcaaagtgtacctaatgaagtgactGGCGAGTGTACGGaagcatgtgtgcgtgtttacCTGCTGAGCGAcagtggagggaggggggtgagtCACAGCACAGGTAAGCTTAACGTTAGCTGACCTACATAAAACACGCTGCCATGTTTTGCACTTGGCAGAATTCTGCTCTCACGGTGGACACTTGTTGCTAGGTAGATTTTTCGGGGTACAGTCAATTATGTTGCTGATGGGGACAGTCAAGTCATGTTTTTCCACTTGTTGCTTGGCAGAATTTGACCATTTTATcctcttgttgctaggcagaattccatcatattaaaatattcatgtttttgtttttttctccccagatTTAATTGTTAAAGTCATTCAACAAAATATGGGCGGAATCAAATTTCATGAATGGAGAAAGGTTTGTCCTCTATTTCCTTTTGTATCACATTTTAATGGTTGACACTGACATTTTTCCTACCTCTCCTCATCATAAACACGATGCAGCCAGACAACGTCGTCCTTCTTCTCGAGGTATGCGCCTCAAGACATTCAGTTGAACCAACCTGATTGGTTACCAAGGGTGACTGACAAGTGTTGTATCTCCGCCCATCTAACAGGGGTCATACTACGAGTTGGGCTTCCTGGTGTGCGCGACCATCGGCGTTTTGTTCGTGGTCCTGGTTCCCCTGGTGGGCATGTGCTTCTGCGTTTGTCGTTGCTGCGAGAATTGCGGCGGAGAGATGCACCAGAGACAAAGGAAAAACGCCGACTGCCGCCGAGGCTTCTTCACCGCCACGCTTATCGCCACCACCACCTTTATCATGTGAGAACCCCAAAACAATTTCGAAAAGACCACCAACATGACTgtgcttgttgctaggcagacttCATGGGGCATAGTCATAACTGCCCCGTCACCTGTTACTATCTTCGATTAATAGTGTCggggtcatattttatttgatttaaaatgAATCAATTGATGTGTGTGTCAGTCTGGGGGTGCTCGTGGCCTACGCAGCCAACTACAACATGAGCTCCCACATCAAGAACACTCGGCGGTTGATCAACACCAACATCAGAGACTTGAAGACGTTCGCCAACAACACACCCGCGGTAAGCACTTTTTCCACTCACTCAAGTGGCAACCTAAAAAAAAGAGCGCCAAAATTCACTTTTGTCACTTTCTCACAGCAAATCGAATACATGACAGCGCAGTACACAACGGCCAAAAATAAAGTCCTGTCCGAACTTGACAGTAAGTGGCTTTAGGGTACATTTCATGAACGCCTcctaaaactttttttaaactgtattCTCGTGGTAGATATTGGACCTTTGCTGGGCGGGAGGATTCACAGTCAGCTGGAGAAGGAAGTGGTTCCCTCGCTGGACACGGCCCTGCGTATGGCAGGAGGTACATGCTAGCTCGTTagctgtttttttaaatgttggtTTCATTTGAAAGATGCTctcaacttgaaaaaaaaattctctttcTTTCATTTCACATGTTCTTTTCTCCGAAAGTAAAAGTTGAGAATGCTATCAAAGGTAACGAGAAATGTTCTGGATTTATGTTTGTGACTTGAAATGTGTTAGAAACTGGTTCGAGCGTGGTGGTTTGTGTCATATTTGTGCTCCTCCCTCGTGGTTCTTTCACACCATTTTGAtggtcaaaatgtatttttgatgggAAATAATGTTGCTTTGTAGCCATGCGTGAGACAAAGGAGGCCCTGGAGAGCGTCAGCTCCTCACTGCAAGTCCTCCAAGAAGGCACAGACCAGCTCAAGGACAGTCTGTCCACCGAACGAGCTTCTCTGTCCAACACCTTGTCGGACCCGGCCTGCACCAACGGCGCCGTGTCGCCGAGCTGCAACGCCATCCGCTCCTCGCTTTTCCAGCTCGGCATCAACGCTGACTTTTCAAAGGTGGCTTCCGGGCAAGCTTTCAAAATAAGTGAATACGGGAAAAACggctaaatattttttttccgcaGCTCCCAGATGTCGACTACGCCTTGGAGAATGTCAACACGGTCCTGAAGACAGACCTAAGCAACATTATTCAGAAGGTCTGTCTACCTCACATGTACTTTCTTTTTAGATTCTaacccatttttttccccccctccacaTTTAGGGCTACTCGTCCTTCAATGACACGCCGAGGCTGGTCAAAGAACAAACCAAAAACATTGTAGCAGGTACACAAACAACCTCCTTGTGTTTGCTTGTACTGtgaaccctgttttttttttttttttgttgcggcTACATTCTAAAGCCACTAATAATCGCTCATGTAGAAACTGTACCACTATTAATATCATCACATTCTTTCACACCCCTTTTTCATTTGCCTTCTTTCGGACAACTAAACTGCAGAGTTACCTCGTGAGTGATCCTCAATGAACTTCCTAAGTTAAATGAAATAATCATCGTTGCTGTTTTGTGTATTAATTGCGTGTGTGATGCTTGCGTTTAGGAGTGAAAGGCATGCTAGATAAAATCGGCAGCGAGATCAACGGCTTCACCAAGATGTTCCCCGTGGAGGCGTCGCTGGCCAACTTCACAATCTTCCTCAATCAGGGACAGAAGAACATTGAGTCCTATTTTGCACAGATTGACCAGCTCGACTTCTACAGGTTTGCTTTTAACTAGTGTCCCAATAAATGGTTTAATCTCTCTCCAAATGTGGGATATGCTCCAGCACAAAAGTTGATTTAAATTTTTCTGCAGGTGGATTGGCTGCGTGGCAGTGCTGTGCACGGTGGTCCTCATCCTGTCCTTCAACATCCTGGGTCTGCTGTGCGGCACATGCGGTTACGACAAACAGGCCACGCCAACTACCCGCGGCTGCCTGTCCAATACGGGCGGGAACCTGCTCATGGCGTACGTACAAAGAATAATAGACTTAAAACAGAGATTGGGTATTCCAACTCAGCACCCAAACCATTTTTCCacaaattgttgttgttgttgaactgAAGAAACTCGAATAACTGTTCTGATTAGATTACAACCGATTTAGAGAATGTAAAATAATTTAGTTTAGGGTTGACTGCCATCTACTGGCCAAATTTAGGTTGGTAGCGCGTTCGATTGCCATTTTATTTCCACGTCACAGGCTTGGCCGTTAAAGAGCAGACAGGAACTCGGGTTCCACGTTGCTTTTTCATGTGGAGGTCACAACCAAATTTCCCCTTGCAGATAATTATTTTAGTCCCACCACTGCACTCTGCGACCACCCATTAATTGATGTCTTGTTTTTTCGGGTCTACGACAGCGGCGTAGGCTTCTCCTTCATCTTCGCCTGGGCGCTGATGGCCATCGTCACCGCACTGTTCCTCATTGGGGGCAATGTGGAGAAGCTGCTGTGTGAGCCGCTGGCCAGCCGGCAGCTGTTCCAGGTACAGCCCCTTTCGGAGCGTGTTGGATATAAATATATTCTAATCTCATCCTCCAAAGTGTGCCCCccattttttattcatctttAATGCTTACATAATAGCGGTAGGCCAAATAAAGGATTTCGCTTTGATTATCCCTGTATGTGCGCTTAGATCATAGACACACCTTTCCTGGTCCATCCGGCCAAGAAGAACTTCCTCCCTGGAATGCTTTTTCAGAACCCAAACATTGACTTAACTTTGGGGAGCATGTACAGGTAAAAGAACAATAATATTTTCAAATAGTTGACATTTGTCATGGGCTAGCTGATGGTTTTGGATTCTTTTTAGGGAGTGCTACGATAACAACGGCCTGTATCACGCCCTGCAGCTTGAGACCATGTTTAACATCAACTCCTTCCTCAACAGAACAGTGGCAAGTGTCCCGCTCAAAATGTGACTTGCTCGTGAGAAGTGTTGTATAATATTAATTTTATCTTCTGCTTGTCATTAGTACAACAAGGACCTGGCCAAAGTGTTTGACAGTGTGGAGGTAGACCTCCAGGACATCTCGCTGCTGGAGCAGGCGGGCAGGGACAACCTCATCAATTTTGCCAACACGGGCATTGGAATCATCGATTATGAAGCATACCTGGCTGAGGTGGCAAGATGTGGATAATTGTCATGTTATTAATTAAGTGCAAGGTTGGAAGTTGCATGTTGCTTAATGAGTCCGTTACTTCCAAATTTGGGAAGACCTGTAATGAGGCACAGTCACCAACAGAGGGCAGCGATACACAGTTATACCTTTTAAGTTAGTCAATCATTTGGTCAGTTAGTTCGTCACTCAGGCATGGAGTTAGTTACTAACTTAGTGACTCAGTTGATTTCTTAATCAAGTCATTAGTTATATTTTCCAGTCAATCAGTTGACTGGACTTGATTAGAAAATAGATGTACTTCCCTCGACGGGAGTTGCTCACTGGATATTCGGTtagaaataacaaataaatcacAAAGATCGCGGATCTAAAagtatgttttttattttctaggtCAACAAGGGAA
It encodes:
- the prom1b gene encoding prominin 1 b isoform X4, which produces MLWTRWLVLLLCWWGAVSATTTAENGQYELAQQGESRAEPHRQRSPPPVEPLDFGFVPAAVYDTHAYYEPGAIGILFHMVHAFLYAVQPNSFPKDLIVKVIQQNMGGIKFHEWRKPDNVVLLLEGSYYELGFLVCATIGVLFVVLVPLVGMCFCVCRCCENCGGEMHQRQRKNADCRRGFFTATLIATTTFIILGVLVAYAANYNMSSHIKNTRRLINTNIRDLKTFANNTPAQIEYMTAQYTTAKNKVLSELDNIGPLLGGRIHSQLEKEVVPSLDTALRMAGAMRETKEALESVSSSLQVLQEGTDQLKDSLSTERASLSNTLSDPACTNGAVSPSCNAIRSSLFQLGINADFSKLPDVDYALENVNTVLKTDLSNIIQKGYSSFNDTPRLVKEQTKNIVAELPRVKGMLDKIGSEINGFTKMFPVEASLANFTIFLNQGQKNIESYFAQIDQLDFYRWIGCVAVLCTVVLILSFNILGLLCGTCGYDKQATPTTRGCLSNTGGNLLMAGVGFSFIFAWALMAIVTALFLIGGNVEKLLCEPLASRQLFQIIDTPFLVHPAKKNFLPGMLFQNPNIDLTLGSMYRECYDNNGLYHALQLETMFNINSFLNRTVYNKDLAKVFDSVEVDLQDISLLEQAGRDNLINFANTGIGIIDYEAYLAEVNKGITLVDLLTFAADLEGQADQLPRGALENALKGHASSIRQIHRELVVPMEQAMSTLNQSIKLLQKTSSDLPVKVTNILSALDASEYLITNNASHVVKQETKNYVQSLVGYFKQYTNWVHDSLIAEVAQCKPISNIVDSMEIVACSFIADSV
- the prom1b gene encoding prominin 1 b isoform X5, with the translated sequence MLWTRWLVLLLCWWGAVSATTTAENGQYELAQQGESRAEPHRQRSPPPVEPLDFGFVPAAVYDTHAYYEPGAIGILFHMVHAFLYAVQPNSFPKDLIVKVIQQNMGGIKFHEWRKPDNVVLLLEGSYYELGFLVCATIGVLFVVLVPLVGMCFCVCRCCENCGGEMHQRQRKNADCRRGFFTATLIATTTFIILGVLVAYAANYNMSSHIKNTRRLINTNIRDLKTFANNTPAQIEYMTAQYTTAKNKVLSELDNIGPLLGGRIHSQLEKEVVPSLDTALRMAGAMRETKEALESVSSSLQVLQEGTDQLKDSLSTERASLSNTLSDPACTNGAVSPSCNAIRSSLFQLGINADFSKLPDVDYALENVNTVLKTDLSNIIQKGYSSFNDTPRLVKEQTKNIVAELPRVKGMLDKIGSEINGFTKMFPVEASLANFTIFLNQGQKNIESYFAQIDQLDFYRWIGCVAVLCTVVLILSFNILGLLCGTCGYDKQATPTTRGCLSNTGGNLLMAGVGFSFIFAWALMAIVTALFLIGGNVEKLLCEPLASRQLFQIIDTPFLVHPAKKNFLPGMLFQNPNIDLTLGSMYRECYDNNGLYHALQLETMFNINSFLNRTVYNKDLAKVFDSVEVDLQDISLLEQAGRDNLINFANTGIGIIDYEAYLAEVNKGITLVDLLTFAADLEGQADQLPRGALENALKGHASSIRQIHRELVVPMEQAMRCRGDVTLCPVDSFMKIHKRHIILG